The Agrococcus sp. SGAir0287 DNA window GCGGGAAGCCCTCGGCGCGGCCGGGGAAGGCGTCGTCGACGTCGAGGACGATGACGGCGGTCGACTCGGGGTCGACGCCGGCCTGCGCGACGGACTCGCCGAAGAGGTCGAGGTACGAGGCGACGAGGGCGACCGACGAGCCGGGCGTCGCGCACTCGAGCCCCTGCGAGAGCGTGCTCTCGCCGCCCGTGCGCATCGTGAGCTGGCGCGACGCGGGCTGCGCCTGACCGCCGGACTCGGCGGCGAGCGCCTCCAGCAGGTCGGCGTCGGTCGACTCGAGCACGTCGCCGGTGGCGCCGTCGTAGAGCGTGTAGTCGGCGATCACGACGTCGCCGGGCTCGGCGGGATCGTCGCCCGCGCCGACGATGCTCGCCTGCGGGCCGTCGGTCTCCAGCGGCGTCGAGAAGGGCACGTCGGTGAGCGCCCCGTCCTCGTCGCCCGCCGCGGCGACGACGGCGTTCGAGCCGCCGCCGGGCTGGATCGAGGGCGTGCAGCCGGCGATCGACTGCTCGGAGGGCACGACGTGGCACGCCGTGAGGGCGCTGCCGACGACGAGCAGGGCTGCGGCCGCCGTGAGCGGGCGGCGGAGGGGCTTGGTCACGCGTGGTCCTCGGGTCGGGAGTCGGAGTCGATGGTACCGGCGGCGAGACGCTCGGCCTGCCGCTGCGCATCGCGCACGGCACGTCGCAGGCGCTTGTCGCTCTTCTCGCGGTCGCCGACGGCGCCGGGCGTCCAAGCCTCGACGTCGGCGTCGGTGTACGAGGCCTTGTTCGAGCGTCGCTTGAACGAGGGGACCTCGAGGTCGTCGGCGACGCGGCGCGCGGTCATGAGGAAGCCGGTGTGCGCGACCATCCGGTGGTCGGGCCGCACCGCGAGCCCGTCGACGTGCCACGAGCGGATGAGCGTCTCCTGCGACTGCGGCTCGGCGAACCTGCCGTCGTCGCGCACCGCCTCGACCGTGCGCGAGAGCTGGGTCACGGTCGCGACGTACGCCAACAGGATGCCGCCGGGCTGCAGCGCGGTGGCGGATGCGTCGACGCACTCCCACGGCGCGAGCATGTCGAGCACGACGCGGTCGGCGGTCTGGGCGGGCACGTGGTCGCCGAGCGACTCGGCGAGGTCGCCGACGGCGGTGCGCCAGTTCGCGGGCCGCTCGCCGAACCAGCCGGCGACGTTGGCCTCGGCGATGTCGAGGAACTCCTGGCGGCGCTCGAAGGAGACGAGCTCGCCCTGACCGGCGAGGGCGCGCAGCAGCCACAGCGAGAGGGCGCCGGAGCCGACGCCCGCCTCGACGACCGTGAGGCCGGGCTGGACGTCGGCGTAGGTGAGGATGTGACCGGCGTCCTTCGGGTACACGATCGCGGCACCGCGCGGCATCGACATGACGTAGTCGTGCAGCAGCGGGCGGACCGCGAGGTAGGCGTGCTCCCCCACGTGCACGATCGAGCCGTCGGGGTGACCGACGATCTCGGCGTGCGGCAGCGCACCGTGCTGCGTGTGGAACGTCGAGCCCTCGGCGAGCACGATCGTGTGGAGACGCTGCTTCGGCCCGGTGAGCTGCACCGGGTCGCCGTAGCGCAGCGGTCCCGTGCGCGGCGTCATGCGTGCACGCCCACGAGGCCGCGGACGTCGTCGACGGTGCGGCCCACGAGCGTCGACCACAGGGTGATGCCCTCGACGGCGGTCAGGTCGGCCTCGTGCGGGACGCCCACGGTCACGACGCCCGCGTCGCGCGCGGCTGCCGTGCCGGGGATCGAGTCCTCGAACGCGACGCAGGCGTCGGCGCGCGCACCGAGCGCCCGCATGGCCTGCAGGTAGGGGTCGGGGAACGGCTTGCCGCGCTGCACCTCGTCGCCCGTCACCGAGACGGTGAACGGGTCGGTGCCGAGCTGCGCGACGCTCGCGCCCAGCACCACGTCGACGATGGGCCGGATCGACATCGTCACGAGCGCCTGCGGCACGCCCGCGGCGCCGAGCGCCGTGAGCAGCTCGGCGGCACCCGGGCGGAACGGCACGTGCTCGCGCAGCTGCGCCGTGACCTCGCCCGACAGGCGCGTCACGATGGCGTCGGCATCCATCGCGATGCCGCGCTCGATCATGTACCGCGCGCCGTCCCACAGGTCGACGCCGATGAGCGCGACCTCGTCGTCCGCCGTCCAGTCGACGGCGAACTCCTCGGCCAGGCGACGCTCGGCGACATGCCAGTAGGACTCGCTGTCGATGAGGGTGCCGTCGAGATCCCACAGCACGGCATCCAGATCGCTCACCGCACCATCCTACGTTCCGCGACCGGCGTCGCCCGCCGTCGGCCGCGCCGCACGGGCGTAGGGTGGACGCCTGATGAGGGGACGCCGACAGTGAGCACGGGACCGATCGTCGGGCGCATCATGCTCGTCGCGTTCGAGGGCTGGAACGATGCGGGCGAGGCTGCGTCGACGGCGGTGCGACGCGTCATCGAGGCGTGCGAGCTCGAGCCGTTCGACGAGATCGAGCCGGACGACTACCTCGACTTCACGTTCGCCCGCCCCGTCCTGCGGCGGCTCGAGGACGGCACGCGAGCGCTGTCGTGGCCGGCGACGATCGCGTACGCGCCGACGCGCTCGAGCGTGCGGGAGGCGATCGTCGACGACGACGGCCTGTCCGTGTCCACGGGCGCGGACGGCGAGCTCTTCGCGCTCCTCGGTGCCGAGCCGAGCAGGAACTGGATCGACTTCGCCGAGCAGGCGGTCGACATCGCCAGGCAGTGCGAGGTCGACGCGATCGTGTTCGTCGGCGCGATGCTCGCCGACGTGCCGCATACGCGTCCGACGCCGACGAGCGTCACGAGCGAGTCCGCCTCCCTGCGTCACCGCCTCGGCGTGCAGCGCAGCGAGTACGAGGGGCCGACGGGCATCATGTCGGTCATCGCGATGGCGGCGGAGCAGGTGGGCATCCAGACCGCGAGCGTGTGGGCCTCCGTGCCGCACTACGTGCACGCGACGCACGTGCCGAAGGCGACGATCGCGCTCCTCGACCGCCTCACCGAGCTGCTCGACATCACGGTGCCGCTCGGCGACCTGCCGTCGCTCGCCGGCGAATGGGAGTCGGGCGTCGACGAGCTCGCGGAGCGCGACGACGACATGCGCGCCTACATCGGCCACCTCGAGCAGCAGCGGGACACCGTCGAGAGCCCCGAGGCGTCGGGCGAGGCGCTCGCGCAGGAGTTCCAGCGCTTCCTGGAGACGCAGCTGCCCGAGGACGAGGACGAGGACGAGGAAGGCTCCGCTGACGGCGACGACCGCCCCGCTCCCCCGCCGCCCGTCTGAGCGCGTGACGGTCTACGCCGACCTGACCGAGCCCGAGCAGGTCGCGCTGCTGCAGGCGGTCGCGGCCCGGGCGCTGCCCGCGTTCGGGCTCGATGGCGGCGACGTGACGCCCGTGCTGCACGCCTACAACTCCACCTTCCGCGTCGAGCTCGACGGCGCGTCGTGGGCCCTGCGCATCCTCGTCGGATCGAAGGCGACGACCCAGCACATCGCGGCGCAGCAGGCGTGGCAGCTCTCGCTCGCAGCCGAGGCGGGCGTTGTGCCCGTGCCGCTGCCGACGATCGACGGCGCCTGGTGGACGGGCGTCGCGAGCGAGGGCTTCGGGCGCACCGCCATCGTGACCGTGGCGAGCTGGCTCGACGGCGACGCGATCGTCGGCGATCTCGATGCGGGGCTCGCCCGGTCGCTCGGCGCGACCATGGCGCGCATGCACGTCCACGCAGAGACGTGGACCGTGCCCGAGGATGCGACGCTGCCCGTCTTCGACGACGTGCTCTTCGGCGACGTCGACGCCCTCGCCGACGTGCCGGGCCTCGCACCCGGCGACCGGAAGGTGCTCCGGCTCGCTCGCGAACGGGCCCAGGCGACGCTGTCGGAGCTTCACGCCCGCGGCGGCGTGCGCCCGCTGCATGCGGACCTCCACGCCGGCAACCTGCTGCGATCCGCCGACGGCCTGCAGGTGCTCGACTTCGACGACGCGGGCCTCGGCGTCCCCGCGCTGGACGTCGCGATCGCGCGCTTCTACGCCGACGCACCCGAGGTGCACGAGGCGCTCGCCGAGGGCTACGCATCGATCGCTCCCCTGCCCGATGCGACCGACGCCGAGCTGCACGCGCTCGCCGCCGGCAGGCAGCTGCTGCTCGCGAACGACCTGCTCTCGTCGACGACGGCGTCGCTGCGGGCGGATGCCCGCGGCTACCTCGACACGGCCGTGCGCCGCCTCGCCGCCTGGCTCCAGTCGGGCGTCTTCACCCGCAGGCTCGACTGACGTCCCGCGCGGTCAGCGCTGCTGCCGGCGCGTCCGCGCCGCCTCGCGACGGCAGCGCTCCGAGCAGTAGCGCACGGCATCCCACTGCTCGCGCGTGCTCCACCGCTTCCGGTTGGCGAAGGGCCGGCCGCAGTGCTCGCACGCCTTCGTCTCGGCGTGGGGATCGCCGGGCATCTCAGCGCAGCCGCACGCCCAGCAGCGCGTCGATCGCGTCGATCGACACGTCGTCGGCGGGCGCCCGATCGACGAACGCGTCGACCGCCTGCAGCGCGGCGGGCGTGTCGAGGTCGTGCTGCAGCGTGGACCGCAGCCACTCGAGCACCGAGTCGTCGAGCGACGGATCGTCCGGCGGCACCTGCGCCCACGCCGTCCATCGGTCGAGGCGCTCGTTCGCGACAGCGAGGTCGGCGTCCGTCCACTCCCAGTCGCTGCGCCAGTGGTGCGCGAGCAGCGCGAGGCGGATGGCCGCGGGCCGCACGCCCGCGTCGAGCAGCGCGCGCACCTTCACGAGGTTGCCGAGCGACTTCGACATCTTTTCGCCGTCGTAGGCCACGAGGCCGGCGTTCGCACGGGCGACGCTGAACAGCGACGCCCCGAGCGCGAGCGCGTGATGCGCCTGCATCTCCTGATGCGGGAAGCGCAGGTCGATCCCGCCCGCCGC harbors:
- a CDS encoding FKBP-type peptidyl-prolyl cis-trans isomerase, whose amino-acid sequence is MTKPLRRPLTAAAALLVVGSALTACHVVPSEQSIAGCTPSIQPGGGSNAVVAAAGDEDGALTDVPFSTPLETDGPQASIVGAGDDPAEPGDVVIADYTLYDGATGDVLESTDADLLEALAAESGGQAQPASRQLTMRTGGESTLSQGLECATPGSSVALVASYLDLFGESVAQAGVDPESTAVIVLDVDDAFPGRAEGFPQPAVAGIPAISLATDGTPGVTFSGAEAPTDLVVGTTIAGSGPVVEESDTVIVQYTLLEWDATTVTETTWGSTPATFVLSDLIEGFQQAVVGQQVGSQVVAVVPPDLGYQDGRTLVFVIDILDAEAP
- a CDS encoding tRNA (adenine-N1)-methyltransferase → MTPRTGPLRYGDPVQLTGPKQRLHTIVLAEGSTFHTQHGALPHAEIVGHPDGSIVHVGEHAYLAVRPLLHDYVMSMPRGAAIVYPKDAGHILTYADVQPGLTVVEAGVGSGALSLWLLRALAGQGELVSFERRQEFLDIAEANVAGWFGERPANWRTAVGDLAESLGDHVPAQTADRVVLDMLAPWECVDASATALQPGGILLAYVATVTQLSRTVEAVRDDGRFAEPQSQETLIRSWHVDGLAVRPDHRMVAHTGFLMTARRVADDLEVPSFKRRSNKASYTDADVEAWTPGAVGDREKSDKRLRRAVRDAQRQAERLAAGTIDSDSRPEDHA
- a CDS encoding HAD family hydrolase — its product is MSDLDAVLWDLDGTLIDSESYWHVAERRLAEEFAVDWTADDEVALIGVDLWDGARYMIERGIAMDADAIVTRLSGEVTAQLREHVPFRPGAAELLTALGAAGVPQALVTMSIRPIVDVVLGASVAQLGTDPFTVSVTGDEVQRGKPFPDPYLQAMRALGARADACVAFEDSIPGTAAARDAGVVTVGVPHEADLTAVEGITLWSTLVGRTVDDVRGLVGVHA
- a CDS encoding PAC2 family protein encodes the protein MSTGPIVGRIMLVAFEGWNDAGEAASTAVRRVIEACELEPFDEIEPDDYLDFTFARPVLRRLEDGTRALSWPATIAYAPTRSSVREAIVDDDGLSVSTGADGELFALLGAEPSRNWIDFAEQAVDIARQCEVDAIVFVGAMLADVPHTRPTPTSVTSESASLRHRLGVQRSEYEGPTGIMSVIAMAAEQVGIQTASVWASVPHYVHATHVPKATIALLDRLTELLDITVPLGDLPSLAGEWESGVDELAERDDDMRAYIGHLEQQRDTVESPEASGEALAQEFQRFLETQLPEDEDEDEEGSADGDDRPAPPPPV
- a CDS encoding phosphotransferase enzyme family protein, which produces MTVYADLTEPEQVALLQAVAARALPAFGLDGGDVTPVLHAYNSTFRVELDGASWALRILVGSKATTQHIAAQQAWQLSLAAEAGVVPVPLPTIDGAWWTGVASEGFGRTAIVTVASWLDGDAIVGDLDAGLARSLGATMARMHVHAETWTVPEDATLPVFDDVLFGDVDALADVPGLAPGDRKVLRLARERAQATLSELHARGGVRPLHADLHAGNLLRSADGLQVLDFDDAGLGVPALDVAIARFYADAPEVHEALAEGYASIAPLPDATDAELHALAAGRQLLLANDLLSSTTASLRADARGYLDTAVRRLAAWLQSGVFTRRLD
- a CDS encoding DUF2256 domain-containing protein produces the protein MPGDPHAETKACEHCGRPFANRKRWSTREQWDAVRYCSERCRREAARTRRQQR